The following proteins are co-located in the Paralichthys olivaceus isolate ysfri-2021 chromosome 10, ASM2471397v2, whole genome shotgun sequence genome:
- the LOC109631104 gene encoding aurora kinase B-like isoform X3: protein MFPPRDTKRKANREAETPGKRKKGAHNPPEVARSVARATKRKASREAEMPSKRKRGAHNPPEVARSIARAPKRKASREAETPCKRKRGAHNPPEVARSIARATKKKANREEETPIKRKRGAHNPPEAETPTKRKRGAHNPPKVARSVARAKQGKANRETEKPIKQKRGAHNPPEAETPIKRKRGAHNPPEVARSVARAKQRKASREAETPCKRKKGAHNPPEVAGSVARATKRKASKEAETPSKRKRGAHNPPEVAGSVARATKRKASKESKTPSKRKRGENSETDPSPISRGQSSISGSIFSFLVGHYSSSDFNDKYQKLQEVGEGGFGSVYAGLRKSDSLPVAIKCIPKDNVKFVPFVFEGQEHKIPFEVLIMVGAGGPAGFVGKSAVVQLLDWYDLGEQVFLVMERPVPCVDLVDYVEDNCGQLDEHKAKIIMKQLVEAAIDMHAMKTFHRDLKLENILIQTTSDGPRVRIIDFGCGCYAQDGPYHSFSGTSVYAPPEFFSTNSYEAVPTTVWQLGAVLFELLDGSVEFDTRAFIRSEVKISKELSQECQDLLNMCLAPHSDKRATLEQIREHPWLSCSCVNCDK, encoded by the exons atgttcCCACCAAGAGACACGAAGAGAAAGGccaacagagaggcagagacgcCAGGCAAGAGGAAGAAGGGTGCCCACAATCCTCCTGAGGTGGCACGGAGCGTTGCGAGGGCCACGAAGAGAAAGGccagcagagaggcagagatgcCAAGCAAGAGGAAGAGGGGTGCCCATAATCCTCCTGAGGTGGCACGGAGCATTGCGAGGGCCCCAAAGAGAAAGGccagcagagaggcagagacgcCATGCAAGAGGAAGAGGGGTGCCCACAATCCTCCTGAGGTGGCACGGAGCATTGCAAGGGCCACAAAGAAAAAGGccaacagagaggaagagacgcCCATCAAGAGGAAGAGGGGTGCCCACAATCCTCCTGAGGCAGAGACGCCCACCAAGAGAAAGAGGGGTGCCCACAATCCTCCTAAGGTGGCACGGAGCGTTGCGAGGGCCAAACAGGGAAAGGccaacagagagacagagaagcccATCAAGCAGAAGAGGGGTGCCCACAATCCTCCTGAGGCAGAGACGCCCATCAAGAGGAAGAGGGGTGCCCACAATCCTCCTGAGGTGGCCCGGAGCGTTGCGAGGGCCAAACAGAGAAAGGccagcagagaggcagagacgcCCTGCAAAAGGAAAAAGGGTGCCCACAATCCTCCTGAGGTGGCAGGGAGCGTTGCAAGGGCCACCAAGAGAAAGGCCAGCAAAGAGGCAGAGACGCCCAGCAAAAGGAAGAGGGGTGCCCATAATCCTCCTGAGGTGGCAGGGAGTGTTGCAAGGGCCACCAAGAGAAAGGCCAGCAAAGAGTCAAAGACGCCcagcaaaagaaagaggggtgaaaacagtgaaactgACCCTTCCCCAATTTCCAGAGGCCAATCATCCATCAGTGGCAGCATATTCTCTTTCCTCGTCGGTCACTACAGCAGCT ctgactTCAATGACAAGTACCAGAAGCTTCAGGAGGTTGGTGAAGGAGGCTTTGGATCAGTCTACGCTGGCTTAAGAAAATCTGATTCTCTACCA GTTGCGATCAAATGCATCCCAAAAGATAATGTGAAGTTTGTACCATTT GTCTTCGAGGGGCAGGAACATAAAATCCCCTTTGAGGTGCTCATCATGGTGGGAGCAGGAGGTCCAGCAGGCTTCGTAGGCAAATCTGCAGTCGTACAGTTATTAGATTGGTACGATCTGGGCGAGCAGGTTTTCCTGGTCATGGAAAGACCGGTCCCCTGTGTCGACCTGGTTGACTACGTAGAGGACAACTGTGGTCAACTGGACGAGCACAAGGCAAAG aTCATCATGAAGCAGTTGGTGGAGGCAGCCATAGACATGCACGCCATGAAAACGTTCCATCGGGACCTCaaactggaaaacatcctgATCCAAACCACTTCTGATGGTCCTCGAGTGCGGATCATAGACTTTGGATGTGGCTGCTATGCACAAGACGGCCCTTACCACTCCTTCTCTG GAACCAGTGTGTATGCTCCTCCAGAGTTTTTTTCAACTAACAGTTACGAGGCCGTCCCCACCACAGTCTGGCAGTTGGGTGCGGTGCTGTTTGAGTTGTTGGATGGAAGCGTAGAATTTGACACCAGAGCCTTCATCCGCAGTGAGGTGAAAATCAGCAAAGAGCTGTCCCAAG AGTGCCAGGATCTGCTGAACATGTGTCTGGCTCCACATTCTGACAAACGTGCAACACTGGAGCAGATACGGGAGCACCCCTGGTTGTCATGTTCCTGTGTGAACTGTGacaaatga
- the LOC109631104 gene encoding serine/threonine-protein kinase par-1-like isoform X2 produces MFPPRDTKRKANREAETPGKRKKGAHNPPEVARSVARATKRKASREAEMPSKRKRGAHNPPEVARSIARAPKRKASREAETPCKRKRGAHNPPEVARSIARATKKKANREEETPIKRKRGAHNPPEAETPTKRKRGAHNPPKVARSVARAKQGKANRETEKPIKQKRGAHNPPEAETPIKRKRGAHNPPEAETPCKRKKGAHNPPEVAGSVARATKRKASKEAETPSKRKRGAHNPPEVAGSVARATKRKASKESKTPSKRKRGENSETDPSPISRGQSSISGSIFSFLVGHYSSSDFNDKYQKLQEVGEGGFGSVYAGLRKSDSLPVAIKCIPKDNVKFVPFVFEGQEHKIPFEVLIMVGAGGPAGFVGKSAVVQLLDWYDLGEQVFLVMERPVPCVDLVDYVEDNCGQLDEHKAKIIMKQLVEAAIDMHAMKTFHRDLKLENILIQTTSDGPRVRIIDFGCGCYAQDGPYHSFSGTVLFLTFIENFACSVILCFFQSTSILHTGTSVYAPPEFFSTNSYEAVPTTVWQLGAVLFELLDGSVEFDTRAFIRSEVKISKELSQECQDLLNMCLAPHSDKRATLEQIREHPWLSCSCVNCDK; encoded by the exons atgttcCCACCAAGAGACACGAAGAGAAAGGccaacagagaggcagagacgcCAGGCAAGAGGAAGAAGGGTGCCCACAATCCTCCTGAGGTGGCACGGAGCGTTGCGAGGGCCACGAAGAGAAAGGccagcagagaggcagagatgcCAAGCAAGAGGAAGAGGGGTGCCCATAATCCTCCTGAGGTGGCACGGAGCATTGCGAGGGCCCCAAAGAGAAAGGccagcagagaggcagagacgcCATGCAAGAGGAAGAGGGGTGCCCACAATCCTCCTGAGGTGGCACGGAGCATTGCAAGGGCCACAAAGAAAAAGGccaacagagaggaagagacgcCCATCAAGAGGAAGAGGGGTGCCCACAATCCTCCTGAGGCAGAGACGCCCACCAAGAGAAAGAGGGGTGCCCACAATCCTCCTAAGGTGGCACGGAGCGTTGCGAGGGCCAAACAGGGAAAGGccaacagagagacagagaagcccATCAAGCAGAAGAGGGGTGCCCACAATCCTCCTGAGGCAGAGACGCCCATCAAGAGGAAGAGGGGTGCCCACAATCCTCCTGAG gcagagacgcCCTGCAAAAGGAAAAAGGGTGCCCACAATCCTCCTGAGGTGGCAGGGAGCGTTGCAAGGGCCACCAAGAGAAAGGCCAGCAAAGAGGCAGAGACGCCCAGCAAAAGGAAGAGGGGTGCCCATAATCCTCCTGAGGTGGCAGGGAGTGTTGCAAGGGCCACCAAGAGAAAGGCCAGCAAAGAGTCAAAGACGCCcagcaaaagaaagaggggtgaaaacagtgaaactgACCCTTCCCCAATTTCCAGAGGCCAATCATCCATCAGTGGCAGCATATTCTCTTTCCTCGTCGGTCACTACAGCAGCT ctgactTCAATGACAAGTACCAGAAGCTTCAGGAGGTTGGTGAAGGAGGCTTTGGATCAGTCTACGCTGGCTTAAGAAAATCTGATTCTCTACCA GTTGCGATCAAATGCATCCCAAAAGATAATGTGAAGTTTGTACCATTT GTCTTCGAGGGGCAGGAACATAAAATCCCCTTTGAGGTGCTCATCATGGTGGGAGCAGGAGGTCCAGCAGGCTTCGTAGGCAAATCTGCAGTCGTACAGTTATTAGATTGGTACGATCTGGGCGAGCAGGTTTTCCTGGTCATGGAAAGACCGGTCCCCTGTGTCGACCTGGTTGACTACGTAGAGGACAACTGTGGTCAACTGGACGAGCACAAGGCAAAG aTCATCATGAAGCAGTTGGTGGAGGCAGCCATAGACATGCACGCCATGAAAACGTTCCATCGGGACCTCaaactggaaaacatcctgATCCAAACCACTTCTGATGGTCCTCGAGTGCGGATCATAGACTTTGGATGTGGCTGCTATGCACAAGACGGCCCTTACCACTCCTTCTCTGGTACGGTTCTGTTCCTGACGTTCATTGAAAACTTCGCCTGTTCCGTTATCCTTTGTTTCTTTCAATCTACTTCTATTTTGCATACAGGAACCAGTGTGTATGCTCCTCCAGAGTTTTTTTCAACTAACAGTTACGAGGCCGTCCCCACCACAGTCTGGCAGTTGGGTGCGGTGCTGTTTGAGTTGTTGGATGGAAGCGTAGAATTTGACACCAGAGCCTTCATCCGCAGTGAGGTGAAAATCAGCAAAGAGCTGTCCCAAG AGTGCCAGGATCTGCTGAACATGTGTCTGGCTCCACATTCTGACAAACGTGCAACACTGGAGCAGATACGGGAGCACCCCTGGTTGTCATGTTCCTGTGTGAACTGTGacaaatga
- the LOC109631104 gene encoding serine/threonine-protein kinase par-1-like isoform X1, which translates to MFPPRDTKRKANREAETPGKRKKGAHNPPEVARSVARATKRKASREAEMPSKRKRGAHNPPEVARSIARAPKRKASREAETPCKRKRGAHNPPEVARSIARATKKKANREEETPIKRKRGAHNPPEAETPTKRKRGAHNPPKVARSVARAKQGKANRETEKPIKQKRGAHNPPEAETPIKRKRGAHNPPEVARSVARAKQRKASREAETPCKRKKGAHNPPEVAGSVARATKRKASKEAETPSKRKRGAHNPPEVAGSVARATKRKASKESKTPSKRKRGENSETDPSPISRGQSSISGSIFSFLVGHYSSSDFNDKYQKLQEVGEGGFGSVYAGLRKSDSLPVAIKCIPKDNVKFVPFVFEGQEHKIPFEVLIMVGAGGPAGFVGKSAVVQLLDWYDLGEQVFLVMERPVPCVDLVDYVEDNCGQLDEHKAKIIMKQLVEAAIDMHAMKTFHRDLKLENILIQTTSDGPRVRIIDFGCGCYAQDGPYHSFSGTVLFLTFIENFACSVILCFFQSTSILHTGTSVYAPPEFFSTNSYEAVPTTVWQLGAVLFELLDGSVEFDTRAFIRSEVKISKELSQECQDLLNMCLAPHSDKRATLEQIREHPWLSCSCVNCDK; encoded by the exons atgttcCCACCAAGAGACACGAAGAGAAAGGccaacagagaggcagagacgcCAGGCAAGAGGAAGAAGGGTGCCCACAATCCTCCTGAGGTGGCACGGAGCGTTGCGAGGGCCACGAAGAGAAAGGccagcagagaggcagagatgcCAAGCAAGAGGAAGAGGGGTGCCCATAATCCTCCTGAGGTGGCACGGAGCATTGCGAGGGCCCCAAAGAGAAAGGccagcagagaggcagagacgcCATGCAAGAGGAAGAGGGGTGCCCACAATCCTCCTGAGGTGGCACGGAGCATTGCAAGGGCCACAAAGAAAAAGGccaacagagaggaagagacgcCCATCAAGAGGAAGAGGGGTGCCCACAATCCTCCTGAGGCAGAGACGCCCACCAAGAGAAAGAGGGGTGCCCACAATCCTCCTAAGGTGGCACGGAGCGTTGCGAGGGCCAAACAGGGAAAGGccaacagagagacagagaagcccATCAAGCAGAAGAGGGGTGCCCACAATCCTCCTGAGGCAGAGACGCCCATCAAGAGGAAGAGGGGTGCCCACAATCCTCCTGAGGTGGCCCGGAGCGTTGCGAGGGCCAAACAGAGAAAGGccagcagagaggcagagacgcCCTGCAAAAGGAAAAAGGGTGCCCACAATCCTCCTGAGGTGGCAGGGAGCGTTGCAAGGGCCACCAAGAGAAAGGCCAGCAAAGAGGCAGAGACGCCCAGCAAAAGGAAGAGGGGTGCCCATAATCCTCCTGAGGTGGCAGGGAGTGTTGCAAGGGCCACCAAGAGAAAGGCCAGCAAAGAGTCAAAGACGCCcagcaaaagaaagaggggtgaaaacagtgaaactgACCCTTCCCCAATTTCCAGAGGCCAATCATCCATCAGTGGCAGCATATTCTCTTTCCTCGTCGGTCACTACAGCAGCT ctgactTCAATGACAAGTACCAGAAGCTTCAGGAGGTTGGTGAAGGAGGCTTTGGATCAGTCTACGCTGGCTTAAGAAAATCTGATTCTCTACCA GTTGCGATCAAATGCATCCCAAAAGATAATGTGAAGTTTGTACCATTT GTCTTCGAGGGGCAGGAACATAAAATCCCCTTTGAGGTGCTCATCATGGTGGGAGCAGGAGGTCCAGCAGGCTTCGTAGGCAAATCTGCAGTCGTACAGTTATTAGATTGGTACGATCTGGGCGAGCAGGTTTTCCTGGTCATGGAAAGACCGGTCCCCTGTGTCGACCTGGTTGACTACGTAGAGGACAACTGTGGTCAACTGGACGAGCACAAGGCAAAG aTCATCATGAAGCAGTTGGTGGAGGCAGCCATAGACATGCACGCCATGAAAACGTTCCATCGGGACCTCaaactggaaaacatcctgATCCAAACCACTTCTGATGGTCCTCGAGTGCGGATCATAGACTTTGGATGTGGCTGCTATGCACAAGACGGCCCTTACCACTCCTTCTCTGGTACGGTTCTGTTCCTGACGTTCATTGAAAACTTCGCCTGTTCCGTTATCCTTTGTTTCTTTCAATCTACTTCTATTTTGCATACAGGAACCAGTGTGTATGCTCCTCCAGAGTTTTTTTCAACTAACAGTTACGAGGCCGTCCCCACCACAGTCTGGCAGTTGGGTGCGGTGCTGTTTGAGTTGTTGGATGGAAGCGTAGAATTTGACACCAGAGCCTTCATCCGCAGTGAGGTGAAAATCAGCAAAGAGCTGTCCCAAG AGTGCCAGGATCTGCTGAACATGTGTCTGGCTCCACATTCTGACAAACGTGCAACACTGGAGCAGATACGGGAGCACCCCTGGTTGTCATGTTCCTGTGTGAACTGTGacaaatga
- the LOC109631104 gene encoding probable serine/threonine-protein kinase MARK-A isoform X4: MFPPRDTKRKANREAETPGKRKKGAHNPPEVARSVARATKRKASREAEMPSKRKRGAHNPPEVARSIARAPKRKASREAETPCKRKRGAHNPPEVARSIARATKKKANREEETPIKRKRGAHNPPEAETPTKRKRGAHNPPKVARSVARAKQGKANRETEKPIKQKRGAHNPPEAETPIKRKRGAHNPPEAETPSKRKRGAHNPPEVAGSVARATKRKASKESKTPSKRKRGENSETDPSPISRGQSSISGSIFSFLVGHYSSSDFNDKYQKLQEVGEGGFGSVYAGLRKSDSLPVAIKCIPKDNVKFVPFVFEGQEHKIPFEVLIMVGAGGPAGFVGKSAVVQLLDWYDLGEQVFLVMERPVPCVDLVDYVEDNCGQLDEHKAKIIMKQLVEAAIDMHAMKTFHRDLKLENILIQTTSDGPRVRIIDFGCGCYAQDGPYHSFSGTVLFLTFIENFACSVILCFFQSTSILHTGTSVYAPPEFFSTNSYEAVPTTVWQLGAVLFELLDGSVEFDTRAFIRSEVKISKELSQECQDLLNMCLAPHSDKRATLEQIREHPWLSCSCVNCDK, from the exons atgttcCCACCAAGAGACACGAAGAGAAAGGccaacagagaggcagagacgcCAGGCAAGAGGAAGAAGGGTGCCCACAATCCTCCTGAGGTGGCACGGAGCGTTGCGAGGGCCACGAAGAGAAAGGccagcagagaggcagagatgcCAAGCAAGAGGAAGAGGGGTGCCCATAATCCTCCTGAGGTGGCACGGAGCATTGCGAGGGCCCCAAAGAGAAAGGccagcagagaggcagagacgcCATGCAAGAGGAAGAGGGGTGCCCACAATCCTCCTGAGGTGGCACGGAGCATTGCAAGGGCCACAAAGAAAAAGGccaacagagaggaagagacgcCCATCAAGAGGAAGAGGGGTGCCCACAATCCTCCTGAGGCAGAGACGCCCACCAAGAGAAAGAGGGGTGCCCACAATCCTCCTAAGGTGGCACGGAGCGTTGCGAGGGCCAAACAGGGAAAGGccaacagagagacagagaagcccATCAAGCAGAAGAGGGGTGCCCACAATCCTCCTGAGGCAGAGACGCCCATCAAGAGGAAGAGGGGTGCCCACAATCCTCCTGAG GCAGAGACGCCCAGCAAAAGGAAGAGGGGTGCCCATAATCCTCCTGAGGTGGCAGGGAGTGTTGCAAGGGCCACCAAGAGAAAGGCCAGCAAAGAGTCAAAGACGCCcagcaaaagaaagaggggtgaaaacagtgaaactgACCCTTCCCCAATTTCCAGAGGCCAATCATCCATCAGTGGCAGCATATTCTCTTTCCTCGTCGGTCACTACAGCAGCT ctgactTCAATGACAAGTACCAGAAGCTTCAGGAGGTTGGTGAAGGAGGCTTTGGATCAGTCTACGCTGGCTTAAGAAAATCTGATTCTCTACCA GTTGCGATCAAATGCATCCCAAAAGATAATGTGAAGTTTGTACCATTT GTCTTCGAGGGGCAGGAACATAAAATCCCCTTTGAGGTGCTCATCATGGTGGGAGCAGGAGGTCCAGCAGGCTTCGTAGGCAAATCTGCAGTCGTACAGTTATTAGATTGGTACGATCTGGGCGAGCAGGTTTTCCTGGTCATGGAAAGACCGGTCCCCTGTGTCGACCTGGTTGACTACGTAGAGGACAACTGTGGTCAACTGGACGAGCACAAGGCAAAG aTCATCATGAAGCAGTTGGTGGAGGCAGCCATAGACATGCACGCCATGAAAACGTTCCATCGGGACCTCaaactggaaaacatcctgATCCAAACCACTTCTGATGGTCCTCGAGTGCGGATCATAGACTTTGGATGTGGCTGCTATGCACAAGACGGCCCTTACCACTCCTTCTCTGGTACGGTTCTGTTCCTGACGTTCATTGAAAACTTCGCCTGTTCCGTTATCCTTTGTTTCTTTCAATCTACTTCTATTTTGCATACAGGAACCAGTGTGTATGCTCCTCCAGAGTTTTTTTCAACTAACAGTTACGAGGCCGTCCCCACCACAGTCTGGCAGTTGGGTGCGGTGCTGTTTGAGTTGTTGGATGGAAGCGTAGAATTTGACACCAGAGCCTTCATCCGCAGTGAGGTGAAAATCAGCAAAGAGCTGTCCCAAG AGTGCCAGGATCTGCTGAACATGTGTCTGGCTCCACATTCTGACAAACGTGCAACACTGGAGCAGATACGGGAGCACCCCTGGTTGTCATGTTCCTGTGTGAACTGTGacaaatga